Proteins encoded by one window of Scatophagus argus isolate fScaArg1 chromosome 8, fScaArg1.pri, whole genome shotgun sequence:
- the casp9 gene encoding caspase-9 encodes MEERLKKILQRNRTTLVRDLDPSNIYDGLLEKGVFTQDMIDEIKSSGTRRDQARQLVRDLETRGSRAFPLFLECLQETGQHSLAELLQNGAPTVHLQPATPTQVVRPVLQPLPVSSPMDVDKQRKDDVPLCPVQKPSPTLGPSPDKDHMRPRPQGRTRRDSVQSYKMDASPCGHCLIINNVEFEPQSELNNRKGSHIDCDKLENRFKSLNFIVEVKTNLKQRQIKHELSALSKMDHSQYDCCVVIMLSHGTEVSHNRFPGAVYGVDGQYVPVQYITNYLNGQHCPSLQGKPKLFFIQACGGGEKDTGFEVSPDEAEPSIGGADDQTDAIPMSSSSDSLSTSDEVDARTTLPTPSDILVSYSTFPGYVSWRDTQSGSWYVETLDRILEENVVTEDLATMLMIVNNEVSQNSAKGLYKQMPGSFNFLRKLLYFQSQAK; translated from the exons ATGGAGGAAAGACTCAAGAAGATTCTTCAGCGCAACAGGACCACTCTCGTTAGAGATTTGGATCCCTCAAACATCTACGATGGCCTTCTTGAAAAAGGAGTTTTTACCCAAGACATGATCGATGAGATAAAG AGCTCTGGAACCAGACGTGACCAGGCCAGACAGTTAGTCCGGGATTTAGAGACTCGTGGGAGTCGAGCCTTTCCATTATTTCTGGAATGCCTTCAGGAGACAGGTCAGCACAGTTTGGCAGAGCTCCTACAGAATGGAGCACCTACCGTTCATCTACAGCCTGCTACACCCACTCAGGTTGTTCGTCCCGTTCTCCAGCCTCTCCCTGTTT CCTCTCCAATGGATGTGgacaagcaaagaaaagatgatGTTCCTCTCTGTCCAGTACAAAAACCCAGTCCTACTCTCGGCCCAT CACCTGACAAGGATCACATGAGACCAAGACCTCAAGGCAGAACTCGACGGGATAGTGTTCAG aGCTATAAAATGGACGCCAGCCCATGCGGACATTGCCTTATCATAAACAATGTGGAGTTTGAACCCCAGAGCGAGCTGAACAATCGCAAAGGGTCCCACATAGACTGCGACAAACTGGAGAACAGATTCAAGTCTCTCAACTTTATCGTTGAAGTGAAGACAAACCTGAAACAAAGG CAAATCAAACATGAGCTGTCAGCTTTATCTAAGATGGACCATTCACAGTATGACTGCTGTGTGGTCATCATGCTGTCCCATGGGACTGAG GTGAGCCACAACCGCTTCCCTGGTGCTGTGTATGGTGTGGACGGACAGTATGTCCCAGTTCAGTACATCACAAACTACCTAAATGGCCAGCATTGTCCATCCTTACAGGGCAAACCCAAACTTTTCTTCATCCAGGCCTGTGGAGGAG GTGAAAAAGACACAGGCTTTGAGGTGTCCCCTGATGAGGCTGAGCCATCCATCGGTGGAGCAGATGATCAGACGGACGCCATTCCCATGTCCTCCAGCAGCGATTCTCTGAGCACGTCCGACGAAGTGGACGCCAGAACCACGCTGCCCACCCCGAGTGACATTCTGGTGTCCTACTCTACTTTTCCCG GTTACGTTTCTTGGAGAGACACCCAGTCTGGCTCCTGGTATGTTGAGACACTAGACCGTATTCTTGAGGAAAATGTTGTTACCGAAGACTTGGCCACAATGCTGATGATA GTTAACAATGAAGTCTCTCAAAACTCTGCAAAAGGGCTCTACAAGCAAATGCCTGGTTCCTTTAACTTCCTGCGCAAACTTCTCTACTTTCAATCCCAGGCAAAGTAG
- the dnajc16 gene encoding dnaJ homolog subfamily C member 16 isoform X2, which translates to MARSKMSVPLAVVVVVSVLLTGATHATPEMDPYKILGVTRNANQAEIKKVYKRLAKEWHPDKNKNPGAEDMFIKITKSYEILSNEDKRTNYDRYGQTDDTQPYGSGHYGHRHDSFYFDESFFSFPFNSKNHRDFGDSKYILHFDQYVNDVVPDSYKRPYLIKITSDWCFSCIHIEPVWKEVVQEMDTLDVGIGVVDVGYERRLANHLGAHRTPSILGVINGKVTFFHFAVAKEHLRQFVEDLLPQRLVERVTDRNNLQFLNSWHELNKPHVLLFDQVPVVPLLYKLTAFAYKDYLQFGYVDQGLSETANLQKQFNINTYAPTMLVFKENIDKPADIIQAKGMKKQIIDEFMSNNKFLLVPRLVNQKLFDELCPVKQFHRRRKYCVLLITGEEETFSFGNQAFLSFASTNAREVVRFAYVYQRLQQPLCDILMQNKDSARSPTQVVILERRNAAGKALFKPVTVWNGSEEDKQRLLEELERLQRDPSILTHDAVLPELNNEFASMFVIRWIYASYDYLSEVIDDILHNNWREMMPLLSLIFSALFILFGTVVIQAFSDSSDDKQIKPKAKDGTNAENGSPGTSSRPPKKNFVEVTELTDITYMSNLVKLRPGHMNIVLVLTDASKNILLSKFAKEVYSFTGSLTLHFSFLNIDKHSQWMNTLLEYAQDAMQIDADEDENHKMDYIGYVLALNGHKKYLCLFKPVYTGEDLDSKSSEDEAGISKGRSRSSSRDDHPPRKSNRSRSISTLQIHHKLDRLGLWMERLMEGTLPRYYIPAWPGLDKITPNK; encoded by the exons ATGGCTCGGTCAAAGATGTCTGTGCCGCTGGCTGTGGTGGTGGTCGTCTCGGTGCTGCTCACGGGAGCAACCCATGCCACGCCTGAGATGGATCCGTACAAAATTTTAGGAGTAACCAGGAATGCAAACCAGGCTGAGATCAAGAAGGTCTATAAGCGGCTTGCAAAAGAATG gcatcctgacaaaaacaaaaatccaggTGCTGAGGACATGTTTATTAAGATTACCAAATCTTATGAg ATCCTGTCCAATGAAGATAAACGTACCAATTACGACCGTTATGGACAGACTGATGACACCCAACCATACGGCAGTGGTCACTATGGTCATCGCCACGATAGCTTTTACTTTGACGAGTCCTTCTTCAGTTTTCCCTTCAATAGCAAGAACCACAGGGACTTTGGTGACAGCAAGTACATATTGCACTTTGACCAATATGTCAACGACGTGGTGCCTGACAGCTACAAGAGACCATACCTGATAAAGATCACCTCTGACTGGTGCTTCAGCTGCATCCACATCGAGCCTGTCTGGAAGGAGGTGGTGCAGGAGATGGACACTCTAG ATGTCGGAATAGGTGTGGTGGATGTTGGCTATGAGAGACGGTTAGCCAATCACCTTGGTGCTCATCGCACACCATCAATACTTGGAGTCATTAATGGCAAAgtgacatttttccattttgctgtAGCTAAGGAGCACCTACGACAGTTTGTGGAAGACCTTCTTCCTCAGAGACTTGTGGAGCGG GTCACCGACAGGAATAACCTGCAGTTCTTGAACAGCTGGCATGAGCTCAACAAGCCACATGTGCTTCTGTTCGACCAAGTGCCCGTAGTTCCTTTGCTATATAAA CTGACAGCTTTTGCATATAAGGACTACTTGCAGTTTGGCTATGTGGACCAGGGCCTTTCAGAGACTGCCAATCTTCAGAAACAGTTCAATATTAACACTTATGCTCCAACCATGCTAGTCTTCAAAGAGAACATTGACAAGCCTGCTGACATTATACAG GCCAAaggaatgaaaaaacaaattattgaTGAGTTCATGTCAAACAACAAATTTCTCCTTGTGCCGCGGCTGGTTAATCAGAAGCTCTTTGATGAGCTCTGTCCTGTCAAACAGTTCCATAGACGCAGAAA ATACTGTGTCCTGCTGATCACAGGTGAAGAAGAGACCTTTTCTTTTGGGAACCAGGCGTTTCTCTCTTTTGCCTCCACTAACGCCAGAGAGGTTGTGAGGTTTGCCTACGTGTATCAGCGGCTACAGCAACCCCTTTGTGATATCCTCATGCAGAACAAGGACAGTGCACGGTCACCAACACAG GTTGTAATCCTGGAGAGGCGTAATGCTGCAGGCAAGGCCTTGTTCAAGCCAGTGACTGTTTGGAACGGCAGTGAGGAAGACAAGCAGCgtctgctggaggagctggagcgACTTCAGAGGGACCCGTCCATCCTCACCCATGATGCTGTGCTCCCTGAGCTCAACAACGAGTTTGCCTCT ATGTTTGTAATCCGATGGATCTATGCATCTTATGATTACCTCTCTGAAGTCATCGATGATATCCTGCATAACAACTG GCGTGAGATGATGCCTCTTCTGTCCCTCAtcttctctgctttgttcaTCTTGTTTGGAACTGTGGTCATCCAGGCCTTCAG tgactCAAGTGATGATAAACAAATTAAGCCAAAGGCAAAAGATGGAACTAATGCTGAAAATGGTTCACCAGGGACATCAAG tCGGCCTCCCAAGAAGAATTTTGTAGAGGTGACAGAGCTGACGGATATCACTTACATGAGCAACCTGGTGAAGCTCAGGCCAGGACACATGAACATAGTGCTGGTTCTCACTGACGCCTCCAAGAATATTCTTCTTAGCAAGTTTGCCAAAGAGGTCTACTCCTTCACAGG GAGCCTGACGTTGCATTTCTCCTTCCTGAATATTGACAAGCACAGCCAGTGGATGAACACTCTGCTGGAATATGCACAGGACGCCATGCAGATTGATGCAGATGAGGATGAAAACCACAAGATGGACTACATTGGCTATGTGCTGGCACTTAATGGCCACAAGAAGTACCTTTGTCTTTTTAAACCAGTCTACACTGGGGAAGACCTTGACAGTAAGTCATCCGAGGATGAAGCGGGCATCTCAAAGGGGAGGTCGAGGTCCAGTTCTCGTGATGACCACCCACCACGCAAATCCAACCGATCCCGCAGCATATCCACCCTGCAGATCCACCACAAACTGGACCGCCTGGGGTTGTGGATGGAAAGGCTCATGGAAGGCACACTGCCTCGCTACTACATCCCTGCCTGGCCAGGACTAGACAAGATCACTCCCAATAAATAG
- the LOC124064001 gene encoding uncharacterized protein LOC124064001: MLLFSTAVLLAATCRLISAGFPTETVTTCEGNHVHRLSCETGVISVQAALYGRADRETCSEGRSQGKLADTECSLEGAVDILRRRCNGKRACELSSGVFPTDPCRGIYKYLHTKYTCIPAIYQVTCEHSLAYLHCDEGQVMAIHGADYGRHDQTTCSYKRPAVQIQNADCSSHSSVVSDKCNGKNSCIIKASNTVFGDPCVGTYKYLEVAYTCESYESSETTQNKYRCAVSVPSTISPTAHLRLDLVKTMLHFRLSTTLLLAATCSLMTAVVSTERTITCDDSHNIQHLSCDVGVISVQAALYGHADRETCSEGRPQEQLANTECSLEGTVDILRRRCDGKRVCELNTNVVRTSDPCSGIYKYLETNYTCFPAIHLVTCEHSWAHLYCDEGQVIFVYGADYGRRDQTTCSYKRPASQIENVHCSDPTNKVAERCNGKNSCIIKASNTVFGDPCVGTYKYLEVAYTCDYPVITQGESTEY; this comes from the exons ATGCTCCTCTTCAGCACCGCCGTCT tgcTGGCAGCAACCTGTCGGCTCATAAGTGCAG GCTTCCCCACAGAGACAGTTACCACCTGTGAAGGCAACCATGTCCATCGGCTGAGCTGTG AAACTGGAGTGATCAGTGTTCAGGCAGCTCTGTATGGACGTGCAGACAGAGAGACCTGCAGTGAGGGTAGATCTCAAGGAAAGCTTGCCGATACAGAGTGTTCTCTAGAGGGCGCAGTGGACATCCTCAGGAGAAG GTGTAATGGGAAAAGGGCGTGTGAACTTAGTTCAGGTGTCTTTCCAACTGATCCCTGCAGGGGCATCTATAAGTATCTGCACACCAAGTACACCTGCATCCCAGCAA tttaCCAGGTGACATGCGAGCACTCTTTGGCATACCTGCACTGTG ATGAAGGGCAGGTTATGGCTATCCACGGTGCTGATTATGGACGCCACGACCAGACCACATGCTCCTACAAACGGCCTGCTGTTCAGATCCAGAACGCTGACTGCTCAAGCCACAGCAGCGTTGTTTCTGACAA GTGTAATGGGAAAAACAGCTGTATTATCAAAGCAAGCAACACAGTGTTTGGAGACCCCTGTGTTGGCACCTACAAGTACCTGGAGGTGGCTTACACATGTGAAT CATATGAAAGTTCAGAGACAACA CAGAATAAATACAGGTGTGCTGTGTCTGTTCCATCAACCATTAGTCCCACTGCTCACCTGAGACTGGATCTTGTTAAAACCATGCTTCACTTCAGACTCAGCACCACACTCT tgctgGCAGCAACATGTTCACTTATGACAGCAG TTGTTTCCACAGAGAGAACTATCACCTGTGATGACAGTCACAACATACAGCACTTGAGCTGTG ATGTTGGAGTGATCAGTGTGCAGGCAGCTCTTTATggacatgcagacagagagacctGCAGTGAGGGCAGACCTCAAGAACAGCTTGCCAATACAGAGTGTTCTCTAGAGGGCACAGTGGACATCCTCAGGAGAAG GTGTGATGGCAAGAGGGTGTGTGAACTAAACACAAATGTTGTCCGTACCTCTGATCCCTGCTCTGGCATCTACAAATACCTGGAAACCAACTACACCTGCTTCCCAGCAA TTCACCTTGTTACATGTGAGCACTCTTGGGCACATTTGTATTGCG ATGAGGGCCAGGTTATATTTGTCTACGGTGCAGACTATGGACGTCGTGACCAGACCACATGCTCTTACAAACGGCCTGCTTCTCAGATTGAGAATGTCCACTGCTCAGACCCCACTAACAAAGTTGCTGAGAG GTGTAATGGGAAAAACAGCTGTATTATCAAAGCAAGCAACACAGTGTTTGGAGACCCCTGTGTTGGCACCTACAAGTACCTGGAGGTGGCTTACACATGTGACT aTCCTGTGATCACTCAAGGGGAGTCAACGGAGTACTAA
- the dnajc16 gene encoding dnaJ homolog subfamily C member 16 isoform X1 translates to MARSKMSVPLAVVVVVSVLLTGATHATPEMDPYKILGVTRNANQAEIKKVYKRLAKEWHPDKNKNPGAEDMFIKITKSYEILSNEDKRTNYDRYGQTDDTQPYGSGHYGHRHDSFYFDESFFSFPFNSKNHRDFGDSKYILHFDQYVNDVVPDSYKRPYLIKITSDWCFSCIHIEPVWKEVVQEMDTLDVGIGVVDVGYERRLANHLGAHRTPSILGVINGKVTFFHFAVAKEHLRQFVEDLLPQRLVERVTDRNNLQFLNSWHELNKPHVLLFDQVPVVPLLYKLTAFAYKDYLQFGYVDQGLSETANLQKQFNINTYAPTMLVFKENIDKPADIIQAKGMKKQIIDEFMSNNKFLLVPRLVNQKLFDELCPVKQFHRRRKYCVLLITGEEETFSFGNQAFLSFASTNAREVVRFAYVYQRLQQPLCDILMQNKDSARSPTQVVILERRNAAGKALFKPVTVWNGSEEDKQRLLEELERLQRDPSILTHDAVLPELNNEFASMFVIRWIYASYDYLSEVIDDILHNNWREMMPLLSLIFSALFILFGTVVIQAFSDSSDDKQIKPKAKDGTNAENGSPGTSSSRPPKKNFVEVTELTDITYMSNLVKLRPGHMNIVLVLTDASKNILLSKFAKEVYSFTGSLTLHFSFLNIDKHSQWMNTLLEYAQDAMQIDADEDENHKMDYIGYVLALNGHKKYLCLFKPVYTGEDLDSKSSEDEAGISKGRSRSSSRDDHPPRKSNRSRSISTLQIHHKLDRLGLWMERLMEGTLPRYYIPAWPGLDKITPNK, encoded by the exons ATGGCTCGGTCAAAGATGTCTGTGCCGCTGGCTGTGGTGGTGGTCGTCTCGGTGCTGCTCACGGGAGCAACCCATGCCACGCCTGAGATGGATCCGTACAAAATTTTAGGAGTAACCAGGAATGCAAACCAGGCTGAGATCAAGAAGGTCTATAAGCGGCTTGCAAAAGAATG gcatcctgacaaaaacaaaaatccaggTGCTGAGGACATGTTTATTAAGATTACCAAATCTTATGAg ATCCTGTCCAATGAAGATAAACGTACCAATTACGACCGTTATGGACAGACTGATGACACCCAACCATACGGCAGTGGTCACTATGGTCATCGCCACGATAGCTTTTACTTTGACGAGTCCTTCTTCAGTTTTCCCTTCAATAGCAAGAACCACAGGGACTTTGGTGACAGCAAGTACATATTGCACTTTGACCAATATGTCAACGACGTGGTGCCTGACAGCTACAAGAGACCATACCTGATAAAGATCACCTCTGACTGGTGCTTCAGCTGCATCCACATCGAGCCTGTCTGGAAGGAGGTGGTGCAGGAGATGGACACTCTAG ATGTCGGAATAGGTGTGGTGGATGTTGGCTATGAGAGACGGTTAGCCAATCACCTTGGTGCTCATCGCACACCATCAATACTTGGAGTCATTAATGGCAAAgtgacatttttccattttgctgtAGCTAAGGAGCACCTACGACAGTTTGTGGAAGACCTTCTTCCTCAGAGACTTGTGGAGCGG GTCACCGACAGGAATAACCTGCAGTTCTTGAACAGCTGGCATGAGCTCAACAAGCCACATGTGCTTCTGTTCGACCAAGTGCCCGTAGTTCCTTTGCTATATAAA CTGACAGCTTTTGCATATAAGGACTACTTGCAGTTTGGCTATGTGGACCAGGGCCTTTCAGAGACTGCCAATCTTCAGAAACAGTTCAATATTAACACTTATGCTCCAACCATGCTAGTCTTCAAAGAGAACATTGACAAGCCTGCTGACATTATACAG GCCAAaggaatgaaaaaacaaattattgaTGAGTTCATGTCAAACAACAAATTTCTCCTTGTGCCGCGGCTGGTTAATCAGAAGCTCTTTGATGAGCTCTGTCCTGTCAAACAGTTCCATAGACGCAGAAA ATACTGTGTCCTGCTGATCACAGGTGAAGAAGAGACCTTTTCTTTTGGGAACCAGGCGTTTCTCTCTTTTGCCTCCACTAACGCCAGAGAGGTTGTGAGGTTTGCCTACGTGTATCAGCGGCTACAGCAACCCCTTTGTGATATCCTCATGCAGAACAAGGACAGTGCACGGTCACCAACACAG GTTGTAATCCTGGAGAGGCGTAATGCTGCAGGCAAGGCCTTGTTCAAGCCAGTGACTGTTTGGAACGGCAGTGAGGAAGACAAGCAGCgtctgctggaggagctggagcgACTTCAGAGGGACCCGTCCATCCTCACCCATGATGCTGTGCTCCCTGAGCTCAACAACGAGTTTGCCTCT ATGTTTGTAATCCGATGGATCTATGCATCTTATGATTACCTCTCTGAAGTCATCGATGATATCCTGCATAACAACTG GCGTGAGATGATGCCTCTTCTGTCCCTCAtcttctctgctttgttcaTCTTGTTTGGAACTGTGGTCATCCAGGCCTTCAG tgactCAAGTGATGATAAACAAATTAAGCCAAAGGCAAAAGATGGAACTAATGCTGAAAATGGTTCACCAGGGACATCAAG tagtCGGCCTCCCAAGAAGAATTTTGTAGAGGTGACAGAGCTGACGGATATCACTTACATGAGCAACCTGGTGAAGCTCAGGCCAGGACACATGAACATAGTGCTGGTTCTCACTGACGCCTCCAAGAATATTCTTCTTAGCAAGTTTGCCAAAGAGGTCTACTCCTTCACAGG GAGCCTGACGTTGCATTTCTCCTTCCTGAATATTGACAAGCACAGCCAGTGGATGAACACTCTGCTGGAATATGCACAGGACGCCATGCAGATTGATGCAGATGAGGATGAAAACCACAAGATGGACTACATTGGCTATGTGCTGGCACTTAATGGCCACAAGAAGTACCTTTGTCTTTTTAAACCAGTCTACACTGGGGAAGACCTTGACAGTAAGTCATCCGAGGATGAAGCGGGCATCTCAAAGGGGAGGTCGAGGTCCAGTTCTCGTGATGACCACCCACCACGCAAATCCAACCGATCCCGCAGCATATCCACCCTGCAGATCCACCACAAACTGGACCGCCTGGGGTTGTGGATGGAAAGGCTCATGGAAGGCACACTGCCTCGCTACTACATCCCTGCCTGGCCAGGACTAGACAAGATCACTCCCAATAAATAG